One part of the Lotus japonicus ecotype B-129 chromosome 2, LjGifu_v1.2 genome encodes these proteins:
- the LOC130736120 gene encoding uncharacterized protein LOC130736120 — translation MSQESSKKLTPEMNAHGVKVMGLKSKTPKSSRVSKSSPRTSEIEIAQSVPHPSSDKRKKKEKKARSKSDASKAKKNLVTRSSETTQDVIPEAEIHPSTNDDAADPHITEVLETPFKEALHADVDPIVPPPSNNQSSHGVDTDCNKGSDHLEEEVMVPNPTPSVDEDMHVENVQDVNEDPESDAMLINTLGTSVSAALKRRKMTVVRKYSTRSSGKKFGLGLSEDKKRKKVIILDDDTPVVKNVKRKVHDDSDTPVVDGTPTMELDKSETGAAARKCKVGKQIPENVPAAPLDNISFHSEESVGKWKYVYQRRIAQERELTGEILHCQEIMELLEAAGLLKTVTEIGSCYDKLVREFIVNVTTNCTVSGHPDFRKVFMRGRCVKFSPEIINQYLGMSIVATGNEVLSLSAITTELTAGQIMVWHVKGLLSSTHLSVKYAILNRIGAANWAPTTHRSDVSSGLAKLIYLIGTKAQFDFDEYVFAQTMKHAETFVVKLPIGFPCLLCGIILSQHPQILFADEVPSKKASLLTIDYRLLAGAHVSDVAGLAEMTQGEGTSSQKTPGAPIDELIAVSKMLQDTITSCTLRKKNVDTLIMQLTKGKKTLEDNAAAIAQEDTGTSDDDTTASD, via the coding sequence ATGAGTCAAGAATCTAGCAAGAAACTCACTCCTGAGATGAATGCTCATGGGGTAAAGGTAATGGGTCTGAAATCCAAAACCCCAAAATCTTCAAGGGTTTCAAAATCCTCTCCTCGTACCTCTGAAATTGAAATTGCTCAAAGTGTTCCTCATCCCTCGTCTGATAAGCgcaagaagaaggagaaaaaggcACGATCCAAGTCAGATGCATCCAAAGCAAAGAAGAATCTGGTAACGAGAAGCTCTGAGACTACCCAGGACGTGATTCCCGAGGCTGAAATCCACCCAAGTACAAATGATGATGCTGCTGATCCTCATATCACTGAAGTGTTGGAAACTCCTTTCAAGGAAGCTTTACATGCAGATGTAGATCCAATTGTTCCACCACCAAGCAACAATCAATCAAGCCACGGTGTTGATACTGATTGCAACaagggttctgatcaccttgagGAAGAGGTAATGGTTCCCAACCCTACTCCCTCTGTTGATGAAGATATGCATGTCGAGAATGTTCAGGATGTCAATGAAGACCCAGAATCTGATGCGATGTTGATCAACACCCTTGGCACTTCTGTTTCTGCTGCTCTAAAGAGGCGAAAGATGACTGTTGTTCGTAAGTACTCTACTCGTTCCTCTGGCAAGAAGTTTGGTTTGGGATTGAGTGAGGACAAGAAGCGCAAGAAGGTCATTATTCTTGATGATGATACTCCTGTCGTAAAGAACGTCAAGAGAAAGGTTCATGATGATAGTGATACTCCTGTTGTTGATGGGACTCCAACTATGGAGTTGGATAAGTCAGAAACTggtgctgctgctcgaaaatgCAAGGTTGGGAAGCAAATTCCAGAAAATGTGCCTGCTGCTCCTTTGGATAACATTTCCTTTCACTCTGAAGAAAGTGTTGGTAAGTGGAAGTATGTTTATCAGCGCAGGATTGCTCAAGAGAGGGAATTAACTGGTGAGATTCTGCATTGTCAAGAAATTATGGAACTTCTTGAGGCTGCTGGGTTGTTGAAAACTGTTACTGAGATAGGCAGCTGCTATGACAAGTTGGTGAGAGAATTCATTGTGAATGTGACTACAAATTGCACTGTGTCTGGGCATCCTGATTTCAGGAAAGTTTTTATGCGTGGTAGATGTGTAAAATTTTCACCTGAGATTATTAATCAGTATTTGGGAATGAGCATTGTTGCCACAGGAAATGAAGTGTTGTCTTTGAGTGCTATCACTACTGAACTCACAGCTGGTCAAATTATGGTGTGGCATGTCAAAGGTTTGTTGTCCTCTACTCatttgagtgtgaagtatgctatcttGAATCGCATTGGTGCTGCAAATTGGGCTCCTACCACACACAGGTCGGATGTTTCTTCAGGTTTggcaaaattaatttatctgaTTGGCACTAAGGCTCAGTTTGATTTTGACGAATATGTCTTTGCTCAAACTATGAAGCATGCTGAAACCTTTGTTGTCAAGCTCCCTATTGGTTTTCCTTGTTTACTTTGTGGGATTATTTTGAGTCAACATCCTCAAATTCTCTTTGCTGATGAGGTTCCTAGCAAGAAAGCTAGTCTTCTCACTATTGATTACAGGCTGCTAGCTGGTGCCCATGTTTCTGATGTTGCTGGTTTGGCTGAGATGACTCAGGGGGAGGGTACTTCCTCTCAGAAGACTCCTGGTGCTCCTATTGATGAGCTTATCGCGGTGTCTAAGATGCTTCAGGACACCATTACTAGCTGTactttgaggaagaagaatgtggaCACTCTCATTATGCAGCTGACTAAAGGCAAAAAGACTCTTGAAGACAATGCAGCTGCTATTGCTCAGGAAGATACTGGTACTTCTGATGATGACACTACTGCTAGTGATTAG